A stretch of Triticum aestivum cultivar Chinese Spring chromosome 1D, IWGSC CS RefSeq v2.1, whole genome shotgun sequence DNA encodes these proteins:
- the LOC123179966 gene encoding protein Rf1, mitochondrial produces MPRFSSTTPMSPPRLLLRLRARHSSSISHPSRIWDPHAAFAAATQRARSGTLTTEDAHHLFDELLRQGNPVQERPLTNFLAALARAPASASCSDGPALAVALFGRLSRGAGRHVVQPNVFTYGVLMDCCCRAHRLDLALAFFSRLLKTGLEADQVVFSTLLKGLCHTKRADEALDVLLHRMTELGCTPNVVAYNTIIHGFFKEGQVSKACNLFHEMAQQGVKPNVVTYNSVIDALCKAKAMDKAEYFLCQMVDNGAVPNNVTYNSLIHGYSSSGHSKEAVRVLKEMTSKGIIPDVFTCNSLMASLCKNGRSKEAAEIFDSMSMKGLKPNTVSYAIRLHGYATEGCLVDMINLFNSMERDCILPDCQIFNILINAYAKSGKLDKAMLIFKKMQKQGVSPNAVTYSTVIDAFCKKGRLDDAVIKFNQMIDTGVRPDMAVYRSLIQGFCTHGDLVKAKEYVTEMMKKGMLPPDIMFFSSIMQNLCTEGRVIEARNILDLMVHIGMRPDVPIFNLLIGGYCLVCKMKNATKMFDDMVSYGLEPSNITYGILINGYCKNRRIDDGLILFKEMLRKGLKPTTFNYNVILDGLFLAGRTVAAKEKFNEMVESGVSMCISTYSIVLCGLCRNNCSGEAITLFQKLSAMDVKFNIRIVNIMIDAFFRVQRKQEAKDLFAAITANGLVANVFTYSLMMTNLIKEGSVEEADTLFLSMEMSGCTSNSWMLNLIIRRLLEKGEIVKAGCYMSKVDAKSYSLEAKTVSFLISLFSGKGKYREHIRLLPKKYQFLEEAATVEWFAT; encoded by the coding sequence ATGCCCCGCTTCTCCTCCACCACGCCAATGTCGccaccccgcctcctcctccgactccGCGCCCGCCACTCCTCCTCCATCTCTCATCCCTCACGCATCTGGGATCCCcacgccgccttcgccgccgcgaCGCAGCGGGCGCGCTCTGGCACGCTCACCACGGAGGACGCACACCACCTGTTCGACGAATTGCTGCGGCAGGGCAATCCTGTCCAGGAGCGTCCCTTGACTAACTTTCTGGCTGCCCTCGCCCGCGCGCCCGCGTCCGCATCCTGCAGCGATGGCCCCGCCCTGGCCGTAGCCCTCTTCGGTCGTTTGTCCCGAGGCGCCGGACGACACGTGGTGCAGCCAAATGTCTTCACCTATGGCGTCCTCATGGACTGCTGCTGCCGCGCACACCGCCTGGATCTGGCGCTCGCCTTCTTCAGCCGTCTCCTCAAGACGGGCCTGGAGGCAGACCAAGTCGTCTTCAGCACCCTCCTGAAGGGCCTTTGCCACACAAAGCGGGCGGATGAGGCTCTGGACGTGCTGCTTCACAGGATGACTGAGCTGGGCTGCACCCCCAACGTGGTGGCGTATAACACCATAATCCATGGCTTCTTCAAGGAAGGTCAAGTAAGCAAGGCATGCAATCTGTTCCATGAAATGGCGCAGCAGGGCGTTAAGCCTAATGTGGTGACATATAACTCGGTTATTGATGCGCTGTGCAAGGCCAAAGCAATGGACAAGGCAGAGTATTTCCTTTGTCAGATGGTTGATAATGGTGCCGTACCTAATAATGTGACATATAATAGCCTCATCCATGGATATTCCTCTTCAGGCCATTCAAAGGAGGCGGTCAGGGTGCTGAAAGAGATGACAAGTAAGGGTATCATACCAGATGTTTTTACTTGCAACTCGCTCATGGCCTCCCtttgcaagaatggaagaagcaaAGAAGCTGCAGAAATATTTGATTCAATGTCCATGAAGGGCCTGAAACCTAACACCGTTTCATATGCTATTCGCCTTCATGGGTATGCCACCGAAGGATGCTTAGTTGATATGATTAATCTCTTCAATTCAATGGAAAGAGACTGTATTCTACCTGACTGTCAGATCTTCAATATACTGATTAATGCATATGCTAAATCTGGGAAGCTTGATAAGGCTATGCTTATCTTCAAAAAAATGCAGAAACAAGGAGTGAGTCCAAATGCAGTCACATATTCAACCGTAATAGATGCATTTTGTAAAAAGGGTCGGTTGGACGATGCTGTGATAAAGTTTAATCAGATGATTGATACAGGAGTACGACCGGACATGGCTGTTTATCGTTCTCTAATCCAGGGTTTTTGTACACATGGCGATTTGGTGAAAGCAAAGGAATATGTTACTGAAATGATGAAGAAAGGTATGCTTCCTCCTGATATTATGTTCTTCAGTTCAATAATGCAGAACCTATGCACGGAAGGAAGGGTAATAGAAGCACGGAATATCCTCGACTTGATGGTGCACATAGGTATGAGGCCGGATGTTCCCATCTTTAATTTACTGATAGGTGGATACTGCCTAGtctgcaagatgaagaatgcaacAAAAATGTTTGATGATATGGTGTCGTATGGTTTGGAACCTTCTAATATTACGTATGGTATTCTTATTAATGGCTATTGCAAAAACAGAAGGATTGATGACGGGCTGATTCTGTTTAAAGAAATGTTGCGCAAGGGACTTAAACCTACAACTTTTAATTATAACGTCATCTTGGATGGATTATTTCTGGCTGGACGAACTGTTGCCGCAAAGGAAAAGTTTAATGAGATGGTTGAATCTGGAGTAAGTATGTGCATCAGTACTTACTCTATAGTTCTTTGTGGACTTTGTAGAAATAATTGTAGCGGCGAAGCCATCACGCTATTCCAGAAATTAAGCGCAATGGATGTGAAATTCAATATTAGAATTGTCAATATCATGATTGATGCCTTCTTCAGGGTTCAGCGAAAGCAAGAAGCTAAGGATTTGTTTGCTGCAATAACAGCCAATGGGTTGGTTGCTAATGTTTTTACCTACAGCCTAATGATGACAAATCTTATAAAAGAAGGGTCAGTGGAAGAGGCTGACACACTCTTTTTATCGATGGAGATGAGCGGCTGTACTTCGAACTCGTGGATGTTAAATCTTATTATCAGAAGGTTGCTGGAAAAAGGAGAGATAGTCAAGGCTGGATGTTATATGTCTAAAGTTGATGCGAAGAGCTACTCACTTGAAGCTAAAACTGTTTCGTTCCTGATCtctctcttttcagggaaaggGAAATACAGAGAACACATAAGATTGCTACCTAAAAAGTATCAGTTTCTCGAAGAAGCAGCCACAGTTGAATGGTTTGCTACATGA